From one Dermacentor andersoni chromosome 1, qqDerAnde1_hic_scaffold, whole genome shotgun sequence genomic stretch:
- the LOC126547924 gene encoding DNA excision repair protein ERCC-6-like, translated as MMASAGETGSLFKLHKSEGKKLLKEGNVRGALQAFERAVECQADDRLRAKMEKMREFLKNEDDQEDCDTGMVEIGKGFFLYQAIERKLYAYQKEGLLWMWGLHLNKRGGVLGDDMGLGKTIQVVAFLSGMFDGEMIKSVLIIMPVSLIANWKKEFEAWAPGINVYEYHSVSKKERERNLARVQRRGGVLLTSYGMAQTSKEAFCTQNGQQFVWCYLILDEGHKIKNQTKTTKAIYEIPAKHRLVLTGTAVQNNLQELWALFNFAHQGALVGSSTTFRNQYENPINRAREKDATTGERLLGATIADQLRNLIKPYFLRRTKAEVLENKENSEGDEASLRPKLTFTSTKNDLVIWIYLSELQKKIYREFLESDEVANTLMTKKSPLVQLTVLKKICDHPRLLSKRACVQMGMYDDMTREEIEEFLQREEGMSMSIGDVSDDELLEESGKMTFVLQLLTILRAEGHRTLLFSQSRKILDIINRILTHRSFRVTRLDGTIGKLCERDRIVTQFQSKDNADVFLLTTQVGGVGLTLTSADRVIIYDPSWNPATDAQAVDRAYRIGQQKNVVVYRLITCSTVEEKIYRRQIFKDSIIKQTTGKQRDPIRYFTKQELRELFALENPNYSGTQVQLSQMHSWNKDTNPALEDHIALLQMKNIFGVSHHDLMFSEESRENAKDEFVPGEIERVEERARMAQHMITVESDMVLQEIKNKEFYTVPINNAVKVRPTEQRAQSPKRNLLPGVPNDRDDGMSSKWNKALVVPDDDVHIDGVDLLNKSLASMTFQTSENGDSIIVDDSEEELFSSSEDMESIVIDTDEESSDSLEEVDSTASSKIEKQGFLALSTADNRVFAKAEDQLGNDAKCDVQIVNIEQPGKEPHTGDEQDLMADRSFQELHESPAEFLLEVQDKQSTSEQSKSSSFLDEREDNPTSKATLQGSFDKGAQKSACRSSFSDNGGSGKLKKETHSKYFHTMGHGKRLIKKRLWNSPSHSSFIQIEAKHFQLSPSVLQKEGDSDTRTTQKDLDTLQNQLPGMATSNVSSPAKPSVSQPRLHSTPLSTPPKRIAPVFVGSPQRFSPSSCQKMPPSPFQEALAKSVEYAEVDVTPLKVQQTSAAHSSQTSVHFVSSEDEEDAFELSSDDDVVFRRRSKKKPFVITDSGDETP; from the coding sequence GAAAGAAGCTGCTGAAGGAAGGCAATGTCCGTGGAGCACTACAGGCTTTTGAAAGAGCTGTTGAGTGCCAGGCTGACGATCGTCTCCGTGCCAAGATGGAGAAAATGCGAGAGTTTTTGAAGAATGAagacgaccaagaagattgtgacaCTGGCATGGTTGAAATCGGTAAAGGATTCTTCCTTTATCAAGCCATTGAACGAAAGCTCTATGCATACCAAAAAGAGGGCTTGCTCTGGATGTGGGGGTTGCACTTAAACAAGCGTGGTGGTGTTCTTGGAGATGACATGGGCTTGGGCAAAACTATTCAAGTTGTTGCCTTTCTTTCAGGCATGTTTGACGGCGAAATGATTAAGAGTGTCTTAATTATTATGCCTGTGTCCCTAATTGCCAACTGGAAAAAAGAATTTGAAGCATGGGCACCAGGCATCAATGTGTATGAATACCACTCGGTGTccaagaaagagcgagagagaaactTGGCCAGGGTGCAGCGACGTGGTGGAGTCCTCTTGACAAGCTATGGCATGGCACAAACAAGCAAGGAAGCATTTTGCACCCAAAATGGCCAACAGTTTGTGTGGTGCTATCTGATTCTTGATGAAGGCCACAAGATAAAAAACCAGACGAAAACAACAAAAGCCATCTACGAGATTCCAGCTAAGCACCGGCTTGTGCTCACAGGTACAGCCGTCCAGAACAATCTTCAAGAACTGTGGGCACTCTTCAACTTTGCACATCAAGGCGCACTTGTGGGCTCTTCGACAACATTTAGGAATCAATATGAGAATCCTATCAACAGGGCACGTGAAAAAGATGCCACTACAGGAGAGAGACTTTTAGGTGCTACGATAGCAGATCAGCTACGGAACTTGATAAAGCCATACTTTTTGAGGAGAACAAAGGCAGAAGTGCTTGAGAACAAAGAGAACAGCGAAGGCGACGAGGCTTCTTTGCGCCCTAAGCTGACATTCACTTCAACAAAAAATGACCTTGTCATTTGGATATACCTGTCCGAGCTACAGAAGAAAATATATCGAGAGTTCCTTGAGTCTGATGAAGTAGCCAATACCCTCATGACCAAAAAGTCGCCCCTTGTGCAACTCACTGTGCttaaaaaaatttgtgatcaTCCGAGACTTCTTTCAAAGCGAGCATGTGTTCAAATGGGTATGTATGATGACATGACAAGAGAAGAAATTGAAGAATTTCTTCAAAGGGAAGAAGGAATGTCAATGTCCATTGGTGATGTATCAGATGATGAACTGCTTGAAGAGTCTGGAAAGATGACGTTTGTTTTGCAGCTTTTGACAATTCTCAGAGCTGAAGGTCATCGTACACTTCTTTTCTCCCAGTCAAGGAAGATCTTGGACATTATTAATCGAATTCTCACTCACAGGAGCTTCAGAGTTACTCGACTTGATGGTACAATCGGCAAACTTTGTGAACGTGACCGTATAGTCACACAGTTTCAAAGCAAGGACAATGCTGATGTGTTTCTACTTACGACTCAGGTTGGAGGAGTTGGGCTCACTTTGACTTCTGCTGACAGGGTCATTATTTATGACCCATCCTGGAACCCAGCCACGGACGCTCAAGCTGTCGACCGTGCTTATCGCATAGGGCAACAAAAGAATGTTGTGGTTTATCGCTTGATAACATGCAGTACAGTTGAGGAAAAGATCTATCGCCGCCAGATATTTAAAGATTCTATCATAAAGCAAACAACGGGGAAACAAAGAGACCCCATCCGCTATTTCACAAAGCAAGAGTTAAGGGAACTTTTTGCTCTTGAAAACCCCAACTACTCTGGCACACAGGTTCAGCTTTCTCAAATGCACTCATGGAACAAAGACACGAACCCTGCTCTTGAAGATCACATTGCTCTTTTGCAAATGAAGAACATCTTTGGAGTCAGTCATCATGACCTTATGTTCTCTGAGGAATCTCGGGAAAATGCGAAAGATGAATTCGTGCCTGGAGAAATAGAGCGTGTAGAGGAGCGTGCCAGGATGGCACAACATATGATCACAGTAGAAAGTGACATGGTACTACAGGAGATTAAAAACAAGGAATTCTACACTGTGCCCATCAACAATGCTGTGAAAGTTCGACCAACAGAGCAGCGAGCACAGTCACCTAAGAGGAATCTGTTGCCTGGTGTGCCCAACGACCGAGATGACGGTATGTCGTCCAAGTGGAACAAGGCTTTGGTGGTGCCTGATGATGATGTCCACATTGATGGTGTCGACTTGCTTAACAAGTCATTGGCTAGCATGACTTTTCAGACCTCAGAAAATGGTGATAGCATCATAGTTGATGATTCTGAGGAAGAGCTCTTTTCATCTAGTGAAGATATGGAGTCTATTGTGATAGACACAGATGAAGAGTCGTCAGACTCTCTGGAAGAAGTGGACAGTACTGCAAGTTCCAAGATAGAGAAGCAAGGTTTTCTTGCTTTGAGCACAGCTGACAACAGAGTTTTTGCAAAGGCTGAAGATCAGCTTGGAAATGACGCAAAGTGTGATGTGCAAATTGTGAATATTGAACAGCCAGGTAAGGAACCCCACACCGGGGATGAACAAGATCTAATGGCTGACCGTTCATTTCAAGAACTGCATGAATCGCCTGCAGAGTTTTTGCTTGAAGTGCAGGACAAACAAAGCACATCGGAACAAAGCAAATCGTCTTCTTTTTTAGACGAAAGGGAAGACAACCCCACTAGCAAGGCCACTCTACAAGGCAGTTTTGACAAAGGTGCTCAAAAGTCAGCATGTAGATCCTCTTTTAGCGATAATGGAGGCAGTGGGAAGCTCAAAAAGGAGACCCATAGCAAATATTTCCATACCATGGGACATGGAAAGAGGCTTATCAAGAAGCGTTTGTGGAATTCCCCCAGCCATTCATCCTTTATTCAGATAGAGGCAAAGCACTTTCAGCTTTCTCCATCTGTCCTGCAAAAGGAAGGTGACAGTGATACCAGAACAACACAAAAAGATCTTGACACACTGCAAAATCAATTGCCCGGAATGGCAACAAGCAATGTTTCATCTCCTGCCAAGCCATCTGTCAGCCAGCCAAGGCTTCACAGTACACCACTGTCTACTCCTCCCAAGCGAATTGCACCAGTTTTTGTAGGCTCACCACAGCGATTTTCACCATCATCATGCCAAAAGATGCCACCAAGTCCCTTCCAGGAGGCCCTTGCAAAGTCTGTAGAATATGCTGAAGTGGATGTGACACCCCTGAAGGTGCAACAAACCTCAGCTGCACATTCAAGCCAGACTTCTGTTCATTTTGTGTCTTCAGAGGATGAAGAGGATGCCTTTGAATTAAGTTCTGATGATGATGTGGTGTTTCGCAGACGTTCAAAGAAGAAACCATTTGTGATCACTGACAGTGGTGATGAAACGCCTTGA